The Salvia splendens isolate huo1 chromosome 20, SspV2, whole genome shotgun sequence nucleotide sequence aatttggctttatacaacaaatcggaacaagacaatgcataattcaagcacaaataagacgaataaggagaaaatgaaataaattttattgattttgagttgtaacggacaacgatacattacaatttacaatacataagtatacaatacaacaacatacaacaatgtaatataatttacaagtgtcgtcggctcgtcgcctcgtcggactcggaaggtaaattaaaaaaaaaatgaaatgggggggaaaaaggaaaaattgaaaagggcttgagatcaacttaaactttcaaagttaaacttttcaaatttaagttgagttgcctacgtatccacaattttattgaggaatcaaagcccacgtagttctcttaccttgggatcaacccttttttcttgcaaaatgttgcccattttctaagcaaacacatatcagcacgctatatacacattgctgcatttctaataggggcaatttgatcttccaaagcaatcaatgcatctcgaacacacatagtcagaatattattcaagtatctagcatggaaaaaattagtactaatagatagtttgttctgattttttccatgctagatgcttgaataatgttctgactatgtgtgttcgagatgcattgattgctttggaagatcaaattgcccctattagaaatgcagcaatgtgtatcagtgtatatagcgtgctgatatgtgtttgcttagaaaatgggcaacattttgcaagaaaaaaaggttgattccgagaaaaaatttcatagatcattcaggatgcggctaagttgtacttgaagatcattaaaatatattccccatttgataaatatcaaatggggaatatattttaatgatcttcaagtacaacttagccgcatcctgaatgatctatgaaataggggggaaaaaaaaatttgaaaaaggcttgagctcaacttaaactttcgaagttaaacttttcaaatttaagttgaagtgcctacgtatccacaattttattgaggaatcaaagcccacgtagttctcttaccttgcttacctttttggtcggcagtgctcgccgtttttgaagaattcgaatttgaaatttaaaaaaaaaaaaaaatttgaaatttcacaaaaccggcggttttggcggaaaaccgccggaaccgccggtttccgggccaaaaccgccggtttccgaaataaaaccgccggttcggtcaacgaaccgtctgcaaaagctgctccattgtcgcctcgtgctccgcgccgcctcgaaagccactaaaccggcggttaaccgccggttttttccggttaaccgccggttaaccgccgaaaaaccggcggttccgaccggtTTGGAAGATCAGCACCGGCCCCCATCCCTCTGCCTCGATTtaagcgccggaaccggcggttccacagttaaccgccggttccgaaccgtcccgaaccgccggttcggtgacggttccggttcgaaatatcttgaacctgaaccggaccgcgaaccgaattgcgacggttccggttcgggaatattgcgccggttccggttccggaaccggaaccggtgggcatgtctacCGCCTCCTCCTCCCCTTTGATACCCCCATCCATGAATCCACGCTCCACATTGACATCGTCCATGCCCACGCTGCCGACGACACAAACCGCTCATCGGTTCGTGCGCCTCTCCCTCAGTGACGTTGTTGATGTCGACCTTGGTGCAAattgttggggtacaaacccatcccacatcggttgagtaggggaagttggaaggtgtatataattcctgtccaaccccaattagtttgaggccttttgggagtgacccaaaaataaatctgtgggggcttgacccaaagcggacaatatcaaactaatgttgcagtcgacgatcctaacaagtggtatcagagcccaggtggctatgggttgtgcctggatgagccccggttagggtcgggcccaggatgacccaggggccagggctggaacgacccatgttcgtgtcaactgcgttcccgatgtggtctcggtttgatgTCTCggtttgttggggtacaaacccatcccacatcggatgagtaggggaagttggaaggtgtatataattcctgtccaaccccaattagtttgaggccttttgggagtgacccaaaaacaaatccgtgcgggcttgacccaaagcggacaatatcaaactaatgttgcagtcgacgatcctaacacaAATTGCCGCGCCACCTTCgcgctcaacctcaaagcgcccCTCTGGCCGCCCCCAGGGGAAGGTTGACGTCTCCGTCAGTCTACGCGAGTTGGGCTATCATGCGCTGGACCCCTACTATGCTCTTCCATGTGGGGTGGCGCCACCCAGGGATAGTTACCCGTATGTGGATCCCCCATCTGGGTACCTGGCTTACGGAGGAGCTACTCCGAGCTACGGGCAGAGCAGCTACTACGGGGAGGAGGAGAAAGTagtaagtttggggggatgggCAAGGGATTGGCTGTGGGTGTGGTTGCATTGGAGGAGCATATTACTGATGACGTGGCGTATGATGTTGGTTACGATGATTAGGATTGCTAGTCGCGTTTACTCCTTTTCTGTTTTTGTTAAACAAGaaacattttcttttgttttcctAATTTGATGTATATTGGATGGTTTGTGCACAATCAACCAATAAGGAAGAAGAATTTATGGAATAATCGATAAATTTGTTCAAAGTATTATGCCGTTATGCTCAAGGATATTCTTCATCAAGTTAATTTGTCAATAATTGTAAATGTTGTTATCAATGCTTGAGAATTGAAAGATGAGGAAACTTGAGAGCTCAGATGTTTTGATTCGGAATCTTATTCGATGAATGTGAATTACAGAGTGAAGAAGAAGATACAAGTGTTGTATGTGTATACAACTCAGCTAACCTTTTATGACTAACCGAATCTAATCCAACGGCTAGCATTCATCGACTAACTAATCATGCAATGGACGACACAGATTCTTCCACGGCTAACCTCCTCCAACAGTCGATTAATGAGCTTGATTAAGCTCCATGCATTCCACGCAATCAATCATCCAACAGTCTCCACCTTGATTGAATGCTCAATCTTTCTTCAGCTTGCATACGCTTACCAAGAGCTTGCATTTTTCAAACTTGTCTCTGCTCAGTGGCTTCGTCAACATATCAGCCGGATTTCATCGGTGTGCACCTTAAAAACCTTTACTTCACCTTTGTCTATGCCTTCTCTGATGAAGTGTAAACGTACGTCGATATGCTTACTCCTCTCATGATACACCTTGTGCTTTGCCAAACACAATGCGCTATTGTTGTCGCAACCAATCGAAATAGCTTGTTgctcaaaaccaaaatcagtaGCTATTCCTTTTAACCAATAGCTTTCTTTCACGGCTGCTGTCAAAGCCATAAACTCAGCCTCTGTAGTTGACAATGCAACTACACTTTGAAGGGTCGATTTCCAGCTTATAGCTGctccaaacatggtgaacaaGTATCCGGTTTGTGATCTTCTGTTGTCAATGTTTCCCGCAAAGTCAGAATCACAATAACCAACTATTGCATCACCCTTGCACTCATCATCACCCCTGAACAATATGCCAATATCCTCAGCTCCTTTCAGATACCTCATCAGCCATTTAAGTGCCCTCCAATGCTCTCTTCCATGGTTGGCCATGTATCTACTGATCACACTTATGGAATGAGCCACATCTGGTCTCGTTGagatcatagcatacatgatgcTACCAACTATATTAGCAAATGGTATCTTTTGCATTTCAATTGCCTCAGCTTCTGACTTTGGTACTTGCTGCACTGACAACTTGAATTGTTGAGTCAATGGAGTTGCAACTTCCTTGATATTGTCCATTTTGAACTTTCTTAAGAGCCTCTGTACATAATCATGTTGATTCAGCCATATTAGCTTCCTCTTCCTGTCTCTGACTATGTTCATACCCAAAATCCTCTTAGCCGGACCCAAGTCCTTCATATCAAAAACTGCAGCCAAGTCATCTTTCACCAGCTGTATTTCTTTCTTACATTCTCCAGCTagcaacatatcatctacatagagtAGAAGATATGCAACAGGTGCTCCAGCTTGACTTTTGATATACACACACTCATCATACAAAGATTTCTTGAAGCCACAAGTCAGTATGTGATCATCAAATCTCTTATGCCATTGTCTACTTGCTTGTTTCAAACCATAAATGCTTCTCTTAAGCAAGCAAACTTTTCCCTCATCTCCTGGACTGATAAAACCCTCAGGTTGAGCCATATATATAGTTTCCTCAAGCTCACCATGTAAGAAAGCGGTTTTGACATCGAGTTGTTCCATTTCCCAGTTCTTCTTAGCAACCACAGCAAGCAGAATTCGAATTGAGGTGTGTTTAACAACTGGAGAAAACACTTCATTAAAGTCCACACCTTGTTCTTGTGTAAACCCTCTGGCAACCAAACGAGCCTTGAACCTGATGTGATCACCATCAGCCACTGATTCAATCTTCTTCTTGAAGATCCACTTGCAACTAACAATTTTTCTACCCTCCACCTTATCTACAAGTATCCAGGTACCATTCTTGAGTAGTGATTCGATTTCCTCCACCATAGCTAGCATCCATTTATCAGACTCAGAAGATTGAATTGCCTCTCTGTAAGAAGCTGGCTCGCTATATTCCACCTCCTCAGCAATACAGAGAGCATAAAACAACATCTCTGAATCAGAATATCTTGAGGGCTTCTTTACATCCtttcttctaactctgtcccttgcaagttGATAATTCTCCAGATTATCTGAACCAGTTGTTGAGTCTCCTGGATCAACATCAATTCCTTTGTCATCATCCCCAGCCTCAGGTGAGGCTCCCATTGGCTCCACCTCAAGATCAGTAATCACCATCCTCTGATCAGTTTCAGATTTTGCATTAGAGAAAGGCATCTCAGACTCCCAGAATACTACATCCCTGCTAATGATAATCTTTGATTCCCTAGGTTCTGTGCACCATAACCTATATCCTTTTACCCCACTTTGGTAACCAAGCATAATACATCTCTTTGCTCTAGCTTCCAGTTTTCCTTGCTTCACATGAGCATATGCCTTGCAGCCAAAAATCCTTAATCTGGAATAATCACCAAGTGATCCATGCCATCTGTAATCAGGGATGTCACCTTCAATACTTGATGATGGACACATATTCATTAGTTTAACAGCTGTGGAGGCAGCCTCGGCCCAAAACTTTCTCTCCAGACCAGCagaaaacaacatgcatctTACTCTTTCAACAATAGTTCTATTTGCTCGTTCTGCCACACCATTTTGCTGTGGGTTCATAGGGACAGTTCTGTGGCGTTTGATCCCCTTTTTCTTGCAGTAGTCATCAAATTCCTTAGACAAAAACTCTAGACCGTTATCTGTTCTGAGACACTTAAGCACCAAGCCCTTTTCAAGCTCAACTTCAGAACACCAAATAGAGAACCATTTGAATGCCTCTGACTTCTCTTTGAGTATATAGATCCATATCTTCCttgagaaatcatcaataatggtCATGTAGTATCTGCCACCTCCTATGGAGTTCACTTGAGCAGGCCCCCAAAGGTCACTATGGGcataatctaatggttgagTAGACAGATGCCTTCCCTTTTGAAATGATTGCTTCTTTGACTTTCCAAGCACACATTCTTCACACTTGAGTTGTTGCTTATCAATTTTAGTCTGCACTGCCCCCTTCCTCACCAGCTCCCTTAAACTCCCTTGAGCAGGATGTCCAAGTCTCATATGCCACAATCTTTCATCTGTGACAACAGAGTTTATCTGATCAGTGGAGATTTGTACTTCAGCCAACAGGTAATACAAACTTCCTTTCCTATCAGCCTCCATCATTGTCTTTCCTTCTCTACTGACTATCATCCTTCTACCAGAAGAGGCAAACACACACCCCTTTCTTTCAAGAAGTCCAAGGGATATCAGATTCCTTTTTACTTGAGGGATATACCGCACATCAGTAAGAGTTATCACAcatccatttttcattttcagcTTCACAGATCCAATTCCTCTTACTTGGCAGACTTGGTTGTTGCCTAAAATGACTGATCCAGTACATTCACCCAGATCATGAAACCACAACAAATTTGAGCTCATGTGAAAGCTACAGCCTGAGTCCATAATCCAAGATCCATTAATCCCATTCTCCATTACATTAAGGATCTGATCTTCATTCATCTCATTTTCACCATCAGTGGCATTAACTAGTTTCTCACCAGTTTGTgcttgcttcttcttccaagcAAAGCAATCTTTCTTGAGATgaccaggtttcttgcaccaatgacaAGACCTGTTTTCCTTTGGGCCATTCTGGACAGATTTCGAACCATCATGATCCTTCTTGAAGGGTTTCTTGAACTTATGCTTCTTAACGTTCAGACTTTCTGCAATAGATGGACCAGCTTCACTGCTTATACCCTCTTTGTGAAGTTCCTTTGCCCTCACAGCGGTTTGAACTTCCACAAATGTAATCGCCTTATCTCTCCCATACAACATAGCATCTCGCAATTGATCAAATGACCTAGGAAGAGCATTTAACAACATGATCGCCTTATCTTCATCTCCTATGGCAACATCAATATTCTCCAAATCGTCTATGGACTTGTTAAACTCTTCCAATTGTTCCAACACACCCTTATTCTCAAGAAATCTATATGAATATAGCCTACGCTTCATATATAACCGGTTGACCAAAGATTTCGTTAGATACAGGTCTTCTAACCTGGTGAGGATCCCTGCAGCAGTCGTCTCCTTTGCCACCTCCCGTAAGACCTTATCGGCGAGGCACAATACGATCGTGCTGTGAGCCTTGGCCTCGATCTCGGCCTGCTTCATCAAGAGCTTCTCATCTAGAACCCCCTTTTCCTTTAGATCTTTCGGCTTCGTCTCCAAAGCCGATGCAAGTCCTTGTTGTGTCAACATCGCTCGCATTTTCATCCTCCATAACGCGAAATCATTTGTACCGGTGAATTTCTCGGCTTCAAGTCGAGCTGCCATGTTCGAGACTTTTGATCCGTACCTTTGCTTCAATCACCAAATTCAGAATCTTGATTCGGTTCCggcagacggcgccaattgtaaATGTTGTTATCAATGCTTGAGAATTGAAAGATGAGGAAACTTGAGAGCTCAGATGTTTTGATTCGGAATCTTATTCGATGAATGTGAATTACAGAGTGAAGAAGAAGATACAAGTGTTGTATGTGTATACAACTCAGCTAACCTTTTATGACTAACCGAATCTAATCCAACGGCTAGCATTCATCGACTAACTAATCATGCAATGGACGACACAGATTCTTCCACGGCTAACCTCCTCCAACAGTCGATTAATGAGCTTGATTAAGCTCCATGCATTCCACGCAATCAATCAtccaacaataataaaaataaattcttaATCAAGGAGGTTTGGCCCATGCCCCCACCCCAAAAAAAGAGGGAAAAATCATGTAGGCAAAATATAAATATCCCCGTATAAATTAATCAAGGTCTGATAACATAGTTGCTATTTAATTGGGGGTTTTAATATATTAGACCTTATCACTTGACTGAAGGCATGTGGCATGATCTAAATTTTTTATTGAACTAAACGAGCATTATTCAAAAAGTCTAGTAACTTAAAATATGTCAGACTTCAGCATCTATTGAACTCTCCTAAATTTCATAGGCGTTCACTACGTGAAGTATTAGGTTTCATGGAATAGACGTACAAGTTAATTAGTCTCTCGTAGTACGTTGTTCGATTAGATGAATTTGGTCTGATACCTAGTCTTTGGATGACGTCTCTTATGATTAATCTTGTCTTATGAGTCTTGACCTTTCGTGTGATGTTAATTCCAGATAATTTAAGGACATCTTAATCTCAAGAATCTTGTAACCAAACCAAGGTATTGATCAAACAAATAATAGAATTATGAAGTatatgtagtactccctctgttccctcatagttgatgcgaaacttttcggcacatAGTTTAAGAAATGAATGTTGAGTGTgctaaataaatagataaaaaaagtaagaaagagaaaaaggtagagagaatagagtaaaaagtgaatacaatagagagaataaagtaagagagagtaaagtaagagagagattaaAGTaactatatatgaaaatgacttaactatgagggaactttccgaaatagaaaaatgactcgaCTATCAgagaacggatggagtactatcaTCATATAATAGTAGAATTTTATAGAGTTATGTAGAACAAAATTTAGGAACGCAATCTTTTTCCCCACATCTTTCCAAGTTTTCCTTCTAAGATACATTGAAGCAAATATTTTCTCATGCTTAACTTACTACCAATTAATTCAATACTTATAAGAAAAGTTATCCACACAATTATAAAAGGTGAAAAGTATCATTAGTCCTCTTCGATCGGTCCATGAAATCATAAATTAATCCTCTCTACCACCAAGGTATATACATTTGACGcaattatactccatatatcaGTTAATTCATTCATTCAGAAGTAAATGCATGTATCAAATACTTTCTTGTTTCTCATAtctttttcctcaatcaaaagTTGGAAAAAACTAGGATACACATTCATCATAAGAGCTGATAGAGGTGGATGAAGATCAAACTTCATTCCAAAATCAAGACCTTGTTCTCATCCAATTGTAAGTTCGTTttttttatactatataatttCTCAATCATTTCAcctaaatactactactactacttatcTCCAATTAGATTGGTCTTGTTGAGGTATGTACATGCATCGAAAATATGAATATCTAAAATACTTAATGAATCACTCCTCATATGATAGCTAGGGTTTGGTTATATCTGACCTATTTTATCCATGCATGGGAAGCGACCGAACCAAATGAGTCGAACCCAGAAATTTTGGACATACGCAAAGAATACGCTAAAGCTTTTCGGACGGAATCTTACACTGATTTTTGGACACACGTTCTTGCCTTAAACCGACGGCAGCTCACCCCTCACAGAAGTCTGGGCTCCAAAACAGCAGCTCGGCTGCCTTCGTACCGGCTGTTCGCGGAGAATCTCTTGGATCCGGATCAGCCCACTGTAAAACGGATCCTGAGCACGACCCGCATCCACCCAAAGATTTCACCTCTCTTGACCGACTACTTCGGCAATACCTCTTGTGCTTCTCATCTTTGCGGGCTTCTCCTCAAAGATATTAACCACATAAGGAAGAAATTCAAATCCTTGGAAGACCCATCGAAAATAAACCATTTACCCGTAGTGGTGACCCGGGTGACCTTATTCTCAAGATCCAACCCCTTCTCCTTGCTAGGCGCATCGATGAGCCGTCTCCGAGCCGTGCAAGCCGGTTGCTCCGACCTGCTCAGACAGCTCGAGTCACGTCGTGACAAGGCGCTGTTGAAGCTCCGACGCCTCGAGAAGGTGAAGCTCGGGTCAGCTCTTCTCCTGGTGGCCGTCACGGCTTCGCTGGTGGTGGTCGTGGCGGCTCATGCTTTCGTGATGCTGGTGGCCGCGCCCACCGTGATGGTGGAGCTGGCTTCGATGGAGGAGCTGGCTAGGTGGTCGGCTCAGCTGGACACGGCGGCTAAGGGGACTTACATACTGATCAGGGACTTGGACACGATAGGCCGGCTGGTGGCCCGGCTTAACAACGAGCTGGAGCGGGTGGATGGGTTGGTGCAACTGTGGGTGCAGAGAAGGGATGATGGGCTGCAAGGTAGTGAGGAAGTGGCTTGCCAGCTGAAGAAGAATAACCAGAGCTTCATGGAGCAGTTGGATGAGTTGGAAGAACATTTGTACTTGTGTTTCATGACCATAAATAGAGCCAGAAACCTTGTTCTCAAACAAATTCTGCATTCTGCCACTCTCAATTCATCACATAACTAGCCTATCAATTCATCCAATCGATATCTCACAATATTTATTCATATAACTATCATTATTtacattacatatatatatagtagtaggaGTATGTGTCAAGACAATTGCAAACATAACAATATGGAGTATCTTATTACCGCATGTTCGGTTTATAGTATTACTATCAGGTCAAAATTAGCTTGGGTTATTTGGTTAATTGCcaaggatggagggagtatatttctaCACATGGAGGGGGTGGATATGCTTTTTCGGCTCGTCTCAATGGTGTGAAATGCGGAGGCCGCACCACCCTCTTCGGCCTCACTGCCGCATTTGCCCCTCCTCCGCTCTATCTGGTTCTTaatctttctctcttttttggCCACCTATGATATTTTACCATGTCAATTTATTTTACATTCAATATTACCCCATATCATTATAtcctttaatttttcttttacaGTTTAAGCAAAAATGAAGTGCATAAATCGTAATTTAATCTTCCATCTCATCTCAAACTgtataaatattattagtatatttataaaattaaagataaaattgGACAGGAAATAGATTAATGGATCACTACTATTTAATTTTCCTCCAATGAAAAACTATatcaattaatttataaaagatTATAACAGAACTGCATTAATAGTATTATCGTTTGAATTAGCTGGCGTAAATTATTACCAATACATTGATTCAAGTTGGTGAAATTATAAGATATGAATCATATAATTGCCAGCATTAATATTGACAGATGAAACGAGAAATGGAAGAAGCATTTATGGTTCAGTATTGCATATAATTCTGAACGGTTAATTATATTAGCCGCCGATTCAGTTTTGGAAATTGGGCAGAGCCTTCTCATACGTTATAGTACTCCGTATTAGTTTTAAACGTAAGTAGGTCCCATATTTTCACATTTATTCTTTGATAGGTtagaaaaatcaataaaaaatagtttaattgGATAAATAACTCATCTATctatatgataaaaaaaatctaaaattatgCATTATTATCATGTTTTATCTATTCATCTTCTCTACCATGTGTGCTATAAATTTTAGAGTTAATAAATGGGGAGTAGACAAATCTTCACCAACTTCCGACGTGACAAATAAATTTTATAGTGTGTGAATAAGTTTAGGTATCAAAATGTATAGTACTACCTTTTTAAGTGTTGAGATATTCTTATGAATACATTTTATAAACATTAGGATTTAGGACAATACTATCTtactatatagtagtactacttcgTATAATAAACACCATTTCACATCTAATAATTAATCAAGGATGTGTGGGTGAAAATAGATTATTGTGGGACTCAACTCCCACCAAAATGTTGTCTTACAACTATACCCATGAAAACTATTAAATGCAATCCCAACTACACCAaactatactactactataaatatGTGCACATCCGCAATAATCCATTTAACAAGCCAAAAAAAACCAAATTTTAAGGTTTATTTGTAAAGATTTTTCTTGGACATGGCTCTGGTGAACTTGCAAATGGTGAGAAGAAAGTGGGAAGTATCAAAACCGTCAACACAACATATGTTAAGCCCAAAAAATTAATTGGAAGGAAAGAGTGTCAATTGGTCACGTTCGATCTTCCCTACCTCGCCTTCTACTACAACCAGAAGCTTCTCCTCTACAAAGGCGGTGACGATGGCGGCGCCGCCGTGGAGAAACTGAAAGATGGGCTGGCTGTTGTGTTAGAGGAGTTCCATCAGCTGGCTGGGAAGCTCGAGAAGGATGAGGATGGGGTGTACAAGGTGGTGTATGGCGATGATATGTAGGGTGTCGAGGTTGCCGAGGCCATGGACGTGGCGGAGCTCACGGCGGAGGAGGGCTTCTCCAGATTCAAGGAACTGTTGCCGTACAATGGAGTATTGAATTTGGAGGGGCTGCAGCGCCCCCTACTGGCGGTGCAGTTGACACTCATTTCATTTATTACATTTCTATCCTCAAAGTATTACATGAATTAAATTCCTTAAGCAGTGAGTTAGTGTGACTCCTCTTAATCATAATGAATGCTATGATTGAATTTACTTTCATTTTAGATCTAGGGTAGATATAGAATGCTATATTTTCTCACTAACATGATCCAAAAGTAACCAAACAGATAATTATTCTCTACAAAATATAACACAAAGTTCTAGACTAAGTTGTAGATTTGTCTATGAGGTTATTGGTGAAGTTCCATAGCTTTCTG carries:
- the LOC121781805 gene encoding UPF0496 protein At3g49070-like, producing MKIKLHSKIKTLFSSNSTEPNESNPEILDIRKEYAKAFRTESYTDFWTHVLALNRRQLTPHRSLGSKTAARLPSYRLFAENLLDPDQPTVKRILSTTRIHPKISPLLTDYFGNTSCASHLCGLLLKDINHIRKKFKSLEDPSKINHLPVVVTRVTLFSRSNPFSLLGASMSRLRAVQAGCSDLLRQLESRRDKALLKLRRLEKVKLGSALLLVAVTASLVVVVAAHAFVMLVAAPTVMVELASMEELARWSAQLDTAAKGTYILIRDLDTIGRLVARLNNELERVDGLVQLWVQRRDDGLQGSEEVACQLKKNNQSFMEQLDELEEHLYLCFMTINRARNLVLKQILHSATLNSSHN